tttcattcctggatgtcatgtcccatctactaggggagggtaatgattttactggCAGagttaagagagaaagagagagagatagtgtgtgtgtgtaaggccacatctgatcaaccaAAAAGGTCCTCTAGAGGTAATCCTTAGGTacacctatagataggctaagcttctctactacatatgtaagcttcacaagaccaAGCCTCTTGTGGCCTTTTGACTTCatagtccctaatgtttgagacagtatcaagggtttctgCCATGgtaagaatttatttttcatatattttctcctatccctcaagggactttgccaatacttcttgattatttgcttgatatactctgggatgtattcaggcattacattaagctatacaggattacaggccctcattcccattctgggctccccgtgtttgggttgttaaaatgatctgtccagacaggttgaatcatgtgctaaagaaaatataagttttggacaaaataaacctttcttcccctGGTCTCACTGAGTAGgtcaagttctaaaatacaatgtccttAGTTctctgaacatatttataataggtGATTTAATGTCTTTGTTTACTAAATCCAAGATCTGCTCTTCCTCAGGGACAGTTTCtgttgactgcttttttttttcctgttttttgactggttcataatttttttattgaagactggatatttaagataaaataatGTGGCAGCTCTAGAAATCAGAGTCTCCTTCTGTTCTTCCCCAGGGTTTGATGTTGCTAGTTGTTGCTTTTGTAGTTTGTTGAGTGACTTTCCTGGACAGCATTCTGTGTAGGTACTGAAGTCCCTTAACTTGGTTAGCTAATAATTggatagaaaattatttaaatcccTCTAACCAGTAAGTACCACCCTTTCCCCATGGTCTTTTTGTGTACGTTGAGGCATGACATCCCTTCCTGCTAGGACAGAGCCAAGATCAGTGACAGTTGAGAATTTAGGTCACACAAGGATAATTCTCTGGAGTGAGGCTTTGGGGGAGTTCTGAACCCATCCTGCTCCCTTCAGTGGTTACGAGGCTGCTGGGTTTCAAGGTATCAGTTGAGCTCTGGGAGGAGAGAGAGATAAGAATAGGACAAATTAAAATGCCAcagaatttttacttttcttaatgaGTTTCAAGCATTTTTCTTAGATAAATGCTCCATGGACTACTGTAAAGCCTTTTTTATTGTCTAGAATTAGGGAAAAGTTGATTTGACCATTTTTTGCTAGGGTTTTCATTGCTCTTACAGAGATGGAGAGTTTTGGAGGTCCTTAACCTCTGCCATTCTGGAAGTGCTTTAtaccctactctttttttttaagtaaggttTAGAAGTGTGTTTTGTATAAAAGTAAACAGGTAAAGCTGGCTGTAGTCTTCTTGAGGAAATAAGCTGTATGTTAGATAATTCAATACCCATACATTAATTTGTAATCAAGAAGTGTGATTGGAGAGGGGACTACTAATCAAGGGTTTAAAACTGCGTAAGGCCAGATTACCTGATGCAATTCCCTCACAGTGCCTAGTGAAGCTGAGGGTACACAGAGACACTGAAAACCTGGTGTTGGTGTTTTATCTGCTTCTTTTCTGACCAATTTGTTAGTCTGAACAACAGCTGGTTCCTCTGTGTACTAAGATCCTGTAACTTGCAGTTGCTCCTTCTTCCCCCAGATGACTTCCCAAAGCCCCAGATCATCACCCAGCCAGAGACCACCATGGCTGTGGTAGGCAAGGACATCCGGTTCACCTGCTCGGcagccagcagcagcagctcccCTATGACATTTGCCTGGAAGAAGGATAATGAGGTCTTGGCCAACGCTGACATGGAGAACTTCGCCCATGTCCGTGCGCAGGACGGGGAGGTGATGGAGTACACCACCATTTTGCATCTCCGTCACGTCACCTTCGGGCATGAGGGTCGCTACCAGTGCGTTATCACCAACCACTTCGGCTCCACGTACTCGCACAAGGCCAGGCTCACTGTGAATGGTATTGACAGTGTTATCTTCTTATTCTGGTGTAAGATTCCTACAATGCCATACTCGGGATTGTTCATTCAGTTATCCAGCTAAGGATGATTAAGATAGGGGAAACTACAAGCTTGACCGGGACAGTATTGTTATATCCTTCTGGTCCCTGTGTTTGTCCCAGATATTTTGCAGATTGAAGAGTGATTCTCAGTGGATTTCTGGGTGTGTCTGACTTTTTCGAGTTATTATGTTAAGTGATATTGTGGGGTGAAGcctatattttttatccattgaTTATCTTCCCTAAACCGGGATGTCTGGTTTCCAGATTCCAAGCACATCCTATTCCCAGGGAAGCTGCTGCCTCTCTGGGAAGGTGACAGTCAGTCAGAGGCTAGGGCAGCCATGCCCCCTTCCCTCTCAAGATAGATGCAACTGCCTGGCCTGATAGGAGGAATGGTCCTCGGGGTGTTTGAcaagcattatttatttatttatttttaaatttaataaccaCCTTCAGAGTTTCAAGGAATGCTCATAGTTGTAGTATGTTTGGGACAGATTTGGAGAACCCAAGGTAGCTAGTGAGATTtttgggtgcatgatccaggaattgaacccagatctcctgcatggaaggtgagcattctatcactgaaccccTGTGCATCCTAGCTAATGAGATTTTGCTGATTTGTATTACCTTGGTTTTAAATGTTGGCTTATGGGTCAGCAGAAGTGCTGGAACTGCTGTGCTCTTCAGGGGTCTACAGACTACAGGAAAACACATCGTCTACCACACTGGCTGGGTTTTCTTGGCTTATTTTTAGGGAGTACTCATTTCTCGAAAACTCAGCTTGCTTAGTCCACTGAAGTGACCTTGATGAAAATGACAGTAATGCCTGATGGGTGAGTGGATGCTTCCACTCTGTTAGGGAATATTTGGGATAAATAAGCTAGCTAGAAGAATCCTTTCTCCCATGTGTGAGCAGTAATGTGACTCTGATACCTATGCAAGACAGTTTTTGGCAAGAGGGGAGAACCATCCCATTGCTTTCCCCAGGGTAAAGGCAAGTCATCCTTCCCTCTGGAGTTCCATGTGACGGgcagacatttttcttttccatgctGTCTCCTGGTGATCAAGGCAGGCAAGCCTCAGGCCCTACCATTTATGAGGAAGCCATGCATAGGCCATTCACCTTCTGAGGTATACCAAGGCCAAGGTTTCATAATGAGCCTTCATATTTGGGGTCATAGCCAGCCATGAGTGTACAAGGACAGTGTTGGGAATGCGCCGTCTGTGGTGGGGGGAAAGGTGGGCAGCCCTGGGAAGCCTGTTGCCCCTGACTGAAACCTGGCGGCTGCAGTGGTCCATAGGCCAGACAATGGCATGAAAGGTGGAGAGCTGGTTGTCAGACAGCCAGGCACAATGATGGTGGTAGGGGATTTCATATTAGAGGATTTTCCTGGCTTTTACCATTATTTTTCCCATAACTGACCTTGCATGTATGTGTTTTGTAGTGTTGCCATCATTTACCAAAATGCCCCATGACATTGCCATCCGGACTGGCACCATGGCCCGCCTCGAATGTGCTGCCACCGGCCACCCTAACCCCCAGATTGCCTGGCAGAAGGACGGAGGCACAGATTTCCCTGCTGCTCGGGAGCGACGCATGCACGTCATGCCAGATGATGATGTGTTTTTCATCACCGATGTGAAAATAGATGACATGGGGGTTTACAGCTGTACCGCCCAGAACTCTGCAGGCTCCGTTTCAGCGAATGCCACCTTGACTGTCTTAGGTTAgactgtgtgtgagtgtgtgtgtaagagaAAGGGGCATTTTAAGAATCTCCAATATCATAGGTATGTGGAGGCAGGTTCTCAAACTGCTCTGTGGAGCCTGGGGTGGGTAGGTGTGGTGGGCTGTTTTACTTTACAATTTTGGGCTTTAAGATTTTCTTCAACAGATGGCTCAGtctctttaagaaaatgaatCGATAGCCAGGAATGAAAGTCTTCACAGGGCTTAGGTGTAAAAACAATCTGTCATTTGGACTGGGCAGGATGTGGTATGATCTGGGTGAAGAAAAGGGACACAGGACAGTTTGGGACTAGTAGGATCTTCCAGGTAGAGATTTGTTCTCCTTCTTGGAACTACCCCTCATTTAGTGATCTAGTCATTGTGTTAGAAGGTCTTCTGAAGATCTTGCAACTGAGATAAAAGATCTTATGTGGTATGTGATTGCTATGTCAAGTTGTCCTTTTTCCAGAAGCCAAGGTAAATCTACAGTAGTAGGCTCATGCAATAACCATAAGATCTCCACCGATTTTTTTGCAGAAACTCCATCCTTGGTGGTGCCCTTGGAAGACTGTGCGGTTTCTGTAGGTGAAACAGTGGCATTCCAATGCAAAGCTACTGGGAGCCCTCCACCCCGCATCACCTGGCTCAAGGGGGACCACCCTCTCAGCCTCACTGACCGGCACCACTTCACCCCTGGCAACCAGCTGCTTGTTGTTCAGAATGTGGTAGCAGAGGATGCAGGCAGGTACACTTGCGAGATGTCCAATGCTCTGGGCACGGAGCGTGCTCACAGCCAGCTGAGTGTCTTGCCCAGTTCAGATTGCAGGAAGGACGGGACCACTGTGGGCATCTTCACCATCGCTGTGGTATGCAGCATCGTCCTGACATCCCTAGTTTGGGTGTGCATCATCTACCAAACCAGGAAGAAGAGTGAGGAATACAGTGTCACTAACACAGGTTAGCCTCCACTGGCTAAGGTTATTTTCAGGAGAGGAGGAAAAGTAGTGATGTGAGGTCAGGTCTGGAGGCTTTTCAAAAATCTTAGTATATTCAGAACTCTTTAGAACTTCAGGGATATGGAGTGAGGCTTTTAATTCTGTTGACACCATTTTATACTTTCATGGGAAGACTCTCAAATATTAAGTGCCTTGTGAGACACGAGTACATGATGAACTCTACTGTACTTTTCTATCTCTTTGCTAATTCTAAGGCATGTCTGGTACATGCCTGTTGTTATACTGTGCTGCTGGTCTAGAGACCCGAAATGACTTCACAATGCCACATGTCTGTGAGGTCCAGctccttttctctattttacgtggactttgaaatctgattgctgtgtttttttttatctgggGGTGTAAAGTTAGGATAAATTGGCTCTGTGGTGTCTGCACCCCTCTGTACAGTCTTGACAGCTGTGTTGGGTAGGCCTGACAGTGGATATGTGTCTGTACTTCTTGTCACCATGAAGGATTAGGGACCTTAATGTCTGTTGTATCTTCTTGCAGATGAAACCATCGTGCCGCCTGATGTTCCCAGCTATCTCTCTTCTCAGGGGACTCTTTCTGACCGACAGGAAACTGTGGTCAGGAGTGAGGGTGGCCATCAAGCCAACGGGCACATCGAGAGTAATGGTAAGGCCTTGGTGCCAACAAAGCAGAGGTCTGACATGAGTGGGTCCCCTCACGCTGGAGGTGGCCTCCAGCCCCTTCCAAGGGCAGCTACCTGGCATTAGATCAGGTTCTTTTGGTGAACTAGAAGGCTGCAAGAGAGAGGTTTCtcttgttgctgttttgtttcgAACCTAACCTGTGCAAATTCTGCAAGGCTTCAAAATTCTCTTCCCCAGCAAGTCACTCACTATATTGGGGCTCAGTTTCTGCTGGTCATAGTAGGGTGGGATTGCCTGGAATAAGAACTGCAAAGGACATTTCAGTGCCCAGTCTTTCTCATGTTAGAAAACCCTCACAAGACCGAGTTAGTCCAGGCTGTGGGAAACCTGAGCATTGCCTGGGCTAGCAAAGGTTCATCCCCTGAGAACTATTGCTTTGCTAGCCTACTGCTTGCTAGGCTCTGAATGCGGAAAGGCCCACCTGCTGAGGTTGAATTTTTCTTGCTGAACCTCCTGTTTGCCCAATAATTTCACCATGTTCAAGAACATTTTTTAGAAATGACTTTGCTTTAGTTTAGTAGTCCTGCCTGTTCTTTTCATGAGGCTTAGTATGAAATGCTTAGGCCCCAAATATCTCATCATGGAGGAATCTCTTGCAGGTGTTTGTCCGAGAGATGCAAGCCTCTTTCCAGAGGCTGACACTCATGGCGTTCCATGCAGGCAGCCAAAACTCTGTGCTGGGTACAATAAAGAGCTGTGGAAAGTGACAGAGCAAGCTGATGGGACACCTTGTCCACATAAGCTGGGTATGAGATATTTTCATCAGGACAagtattttcttctggaaatcaAAATTGGGTTGCCCTTTAACTAAATGAAAGGAGGAAACATGTTACTTTAGGTTTAAGACTACCTCAGAATTTTGTGTTCAATACACAGACCCGAAGCCCTGGCCTGGCGGTATTCCAGAATAAGATGTCTCTTAATCTGTGTGGTGAGCCTGAATCTGAATACTCTAGATATTATAAGCAACTGAAATAAAGGGTAAAGCCCAAACAAAATGTAGAGTCTTGGTACCTTCACCAGGACTGTTTTGAGACTAAATTTCTAATTAATCAGAAGACTCTGACACTGCATGTTAACTTGTGGGATTTATCAGCCTATTTTCTGAGTAAGCATTTTAAATACAGAAGTTCCTGTtgttagtgttcctttttcttggaATAGAGGGTAGTGGAGGGGTGTTACTTTATGTAGTTATACGGTAAATGAGGCCCTACAGTAGTGGCGTGAGGATGGAGACGTCAGCAGTGATGGTTCTGATCCATCTTTGACTCTGTCTTCCAGAGCACAGTGGCCCAGTTGTATGTAGTGATTGCATCACAGAAGTGGACAGTCACTCCAAAGAACAAGTCTTCTGTCCTCAGCCTGGGTCCAGAGCCAGTACAGAACCAAGTACACTAAGCAGCCAGGAGCCCAGTCGGAGTGACCTAGAACCTTCTGCACATCATCTGAACAGTGGAACTGTTGATGGGTCCCACACTGACTTCAGGGATTCCCTCTACCCCAGTAACCATGACAGATTGCTGATGTcctcaaagaaaaaatcaatggCACCTCTAGATGGAAAAGGTAACATTTTCCTGCCTGCTGAGGTGTCACTAGCAGGTGGGTTGGGGTTCACTTCCTCAGTCAGGGCTTGTAGAAGGCTCTGACAGGCCCTCTCTCTTCTTGTAGGAGCTGCTGCTTGGACTATAGCAAGATTCTGTGAGCCAGACTCCATAGACCTCCAGCCTTCATCTAGTCTAACTTCACGCAGTCCTGAGCTCACAGAAGACTCCTCGGGCTTTCCTGATGGCCCCAGTGAAGCTCAGCACTTGCTTCTTTCCAACGGGCACCTCCGTAAGGCATGTGACTCCAGTCCCAAGTCCACACCACTGACAGGACAACTCCCTGGGAAACGGAGTGTGCCATTGCTGTTTGCACCGAAAACCTAGGCTTTGTCTACCTCAGCTCTTGTCAGATCAGTCGCATGCAGGAATGAGAGGTAGGAGGCTGTGAGGTAGCTTGGGTACAAGCGTCACTGATATGTACATAGTTTTAACTTCCATGTGGAGTACCAGTCAGTAGTTCACAGGACTTGCATCTGAAGCACAGAAAAAGCAAGAGGCTATTGTGTGTacaaaaggcagaaaaagtatttgatacCACTGTATATAAGAGTTTTCAGagatttcatatatattatatatcttttaCAGAGGCTATTTTAATCTTTAGTGCATGGTTAACAGAAAAAGTCAGACAATTTTggcaatattatttttcatatcagGTTGCTGTTTGATTTGAGGGTAGGGGGAATATATCCAGTGCCTTAAGGCACGAATGGAATTTATAGAAGCTAAAACCACATTTGTTCCCAGTGCTTTTGGTGAGGGGGGAAGGTTGGAACGTCCTTGAATTTGGATTGCACAATTTGTCTAGGATCAGACCCCCACGATGCTTTACTTTCAGAGATTCCATCCGAGTTGGAAGTACTTCATGTCAGTATTGCTCATGTGTGGAGGCTCTTGCAACAAAACTCCCTGTGGCACCCGTAGAGGGCTGTGTCGTTTACCCTGGCAGCGAATGACTTTTTAAACTCGCGTTCTTTAATAAGTAGAATGAGGGTTGTCAACCCACCAGAAGCAGTTAGTCAAAACAATTTAGCActgcctttcttccttctttgaagCTCACAAAAAACCATACGTGTCTTGTCAGTATCATTCGATTGTCGTTTTAGGCTTTTTAATATGGTAAAGGCTGCTGGTGTTGGTACCTGTGGATTTTTCAATAGTGATGTTTTAGTTCTCTCGATATACTTAATATTACCTTGGCCTTGGGGATAATAAGGAGTTCTTTTTCAGGGCTAGCTTATTTTCTACTGAGAATTCAGAGTAGGCCTGTCCCTGGCATTTCCTTGCACAAACAGAATTGGGCTGGGACTAAACAGAATCGGACCTGAGTTCTGGGTATATTTGCACTTTGGAGACCTGTAGCTAACCATCTAGTGAGCCAGTGAGAAATTCAGTAAACATTAAGTTGAAACAAACAAGGTCCTTAAAATCTCAGACAGCAAGCTCCTTCGGCCAAAAAAAGCTGAAGGGGGGGGGTATTGACAAAATGGCTATCTATGTAAAATCTCACTGTCTCATGCCATCACTGTTCCAAAAGGTATTTTCCACAACAGTTAACTGATTAATGTTACTTCCACAAAATATGTGAATTTGCTGCTTCTGAGAGGCAATGTGAAAGAGGAAGTATTACTTTTATGtacaaagttatttatttatagaaattttgGTACAATGTACAttgaaaaaaacatgtaaaatattGAAGTGTTTAACAAATGGCATTGATGTGTCTTTAATAAAGGTTCATTTATAAATGTTAACTATGTGGTTGGGGGCCTCCTTCTACAGACATTACCAATTCCAGACTAGCCCATACCAATCCAGTCATTCATCCCGGGGGGGAAAAACAGTTGGACAAAGTAGACTCCTAATACTGGGTGCTGCAGAGAAGAGTTAACACTCCCCCACCAGATGCCTCAGATTTCTCTCGGAATGTTTCTAAACAATTAGTCAAGCTCTAAAATCCCAAAAtatggtgatttttttcattgcatTCTTCTTTCCATTGTTAAGCTCAGACTGTTAGGCAACAAACCTTCCTGATTAAGAATAAAGCAGCATACTCTGTTTTCCATAGCTGGCCAAGGCCCTTGCTTTCTGTCTGAAATGGATAGAGTAGGGCTCgccttcccctgccccccaacCCAGCTGGGCTCACCCAGACTCTTGAGCTGcagtgtctttattttacatACCCCATGGGCCACTGGACACTTCTCTGTAAAATAATACAGTCATGTATTTAAGGTGAAATCAGAGGGTAATTAAAAACAGCATCCTGGTTACCTAGAAAGAATGCTTGCTATGCACCtgcagttcattctttttttttttttttttttcattatttttaaacagaGCCACAAGCTTACACAAGAGGACTTGACCTAGGGGGAAAACACCTACCCACATGGCCCCCTCCCCACATGTCTTCCTTTTCTTAATCTAGCCATTCTTCCACTGAATTCACTATCAGGTGGCAGGAAATGAAAGATCAGATACAGGCCCAGTGAAAGCTCCTAAGGGCCTGGTCCCGGCATGACCAAACCTACTTACTAAGGGGTTCTCAAGAACATTATAACACTATGGACAGAACTACTTTTCTGGCATGCAGAAAACTACTGGCTGGCATGCAGGCTGATCAGACTTCACTACCATCAGCCTCATACCACGGTGCAACATTCTCACTGTTATACTCTTAGCAGAACTGGGCTTTAGCACTGTGTTTTATTGTTCAGTTGGCCAAACAGCTGCTCACCAGAAGGGAGACAGTTCTCACAGCAGTCCCCTTTCTTGAAAGGAGATGATGGGCTGGCTCTGATTCATGGATTCTCTGTGCTGAATTCTAACAGCAAGCTGCGAGTTTGGTCATAAGCACCAAGAAAGATGAAACCTCCCAGACTGATTGCTGCCATTCGAGGGAAGATACCTGAAAATaatctagaaagaaaaaagatttacaAATTTTGTGCATGTGTAAAACAAAGGTAACGAATTCTGACACTACAGCTTGCTCATTAGGCCTCACTCAGCACTTAAAATGTGTCCCTTTTTCTATTCTTCCCTTCAGAATGGCCCAGAATCACATTTAAGTAGGTTTTGCTGAAGTTTGAGCCCCGCTGTTTGCTGGCTAAAGCAGCAACATACTCAACAGCTCACTTGTCTTGGTGAGCACTCACAATTAAGTCAAGTAATGACTCTACCCCAACAGTTCTTTTTTCTTA
This portion of the Tamandua tetradactyla isolate mTamTet1 chromosome 15, mTamTet1.pri, whole genome shotgun sequence genome encodes:
- the LRIG1 gene encoding leucine-rich repeats and immunoglobulin-like domains protein 1 isoform X1 — translated: MARPARGVLRAPRRSPCLLLLWLLLLWLEPATAAAGPRAPCAAACTCAGDSLDCGGRGLAALPRDLPAWTQSLNLSYNKLSEIDPTDFEDLPNLQEVYLSNNELTAIPSLGAASSHIISLFLQSNKIRSVEGNQLKPYLSLEVLDLSSNNITEVRSNCFPHGLRVKELNLASNRIGTLESGAFDGLSRSLLTLRLSKNRLTQLPVKAFKLPRLTQLDLNRNRIRLIEGLTFQGLDSLEVLKLQRNNISKLTDGAFWGLSKMHVLHLEYNSLVEVNSGSLYGLTALHQLHLSNNSISRINRDGWSFCQKLHELILSFNNLTRLDEESLADLSSLNVLRLSHNSISHIAEGAFRGLKNLRVLDLDHNEISGTIEDTSGAFMGLDSLSKLTLFGNKIKSVAKRAFSGLEGLEHLNLGENAIRSVQFDAFVKMKNLKELHISSDSFLCDCQLKWLPPWLMGRMLQAFVTATCAHPESLKGQSIFSVPPESFVCDDFPKPQIITQPETTMAVVGKDIRFTCSAASSSSSPMTFAWKKDNEVLANADMENFAHVRAQDGEVMEYTTILHLRHVTFGHEGRYQCVITNHFGSTYSHKARLTVNVLPSFTKMPHDIAIRTGTMARLECAATGHPNPQIAWQKDGGTDFPAARERRMHVMPDDDVFFITDVKIDDMGVYSCTAQNSAGSVSANATLTVLETPSLVVPLEDCAVSVGETVAFQCKATGSPPPRITWLKGDHPLSLTDRHHFTPGNQLLVVQNVVAEDAGRYTCEMSNALGTERAHSQLSVLPSSDCRKDGTTVGIFTIAVVCSIVLTSLVWVCIIYQTRKKSEEYSVTNTDETIVPPDVPSYLSSQGTLSDRQETVVRSEGGHQANGHIESNGVCPRDASLFPEADTHGVPCRQPKLCAGYNKELWKVTEQADGTPCPHKLEHSGPVVCSDCITEVDSHSKEQVFCPQPGSRASTEPSTLSSQEPSRSDLEPSAHHLNSGTVDGSHTDFRDSLYPSNHDRLLMSSKKKSMAPLDGKGAAAWTIARFCEPDSIDLQPSSSLTSRSPELTEDSSGFPDGPSEAQHLLLSNGHLRKACDSSPKSTPLTGQLPGKRSVPLLFAPKT
- the LRIG1 gene encoding leucine-rich repeats and immunoglobulin-like domains protein 1 isoform X2, whose product is MARPARGVLRAPRRSPCLLLLWLLLLWLEPATAAAGPRAPCAAACTCAGDSLDCGGRGLAALPRDLPAWTQSLNLSYNKLSEIDPTDFEDLPNLQEVYLSNNELTAIPSLGAASSHIISLFLNLASNRIGTLESGAFDGLSRSLLTLRLSKNRLTQLPVKAFKLPRLTQLDLNRNRIRLIEGLTFQGLDSLEVLKLQRNNISKLTDGAFWGLSKMHVLHLEYNSLVEVNSGSLYGLTALHQLHLSNNSISRINRDGWSFCQKLHELILSFNNLTRLDEESLADLSSLNVLRLSHNSISHIAEGAFRGLKNLRVLDLDHNEISGTIEDTSGAFMGLDSLSKLTLFGNKIKSVAKRAFSGLEGLEHLNLGENAIRSVQFDAFVKMKNLKELHISSDSFLCDCQLKWLPPWLMGRMLQAFVTATCAHPESLKGQSIFSVPPESFVCDDFPKPQIITQPETTMAVVGKDIRFTCSAASSSSSPMTFAWKKDNEVLANADMENFAHVRAQDGEVMEYTTILHLRHVTFGHEGRYQCVITNHFGSTYSHKARLTVNVLPSFTKMPHDIAIRTGTMARLECAATGHPNPQIAWQKDGGTDFPAARERRMHVMPDDDVFFITDVKIDDMGVYSCTAQNSAGSVSANATLTVLETPSLVVPLEDCAVSVGETVAFQCKATGSPPPRITWLKGDHPLSLTDRHHFTPGNQLLVVQNVVAEDAGRYTCEMSNALGTERAHSQLSVLPSSDCRKDGTTVGIFTIAVVCSIVLTSLVWVCIIYQTRKKSEEYSVTNTDETIVPPDVPSYLSSQGTLSDRQETVVRSEGGHQANGHIESNGVCPRDASLFPEADTHGVPCRQPKLCAGYNKELWKVTEQADGTPCPHKLEHSGPVVCSDCITEVDSHSKEQVFCPQPGSRASTEPSTLSSQEPSRSDLEPSAHHLNSGTVDGSHTDFRDSLYPSNHDRLLMSSKKKSMAPLDGKGAAAWTIARFCEPDSIDLQPSSSLTSRSPELTEDSSGFPDGPSEAQHLLLSNGHLRKACDSSPKSTPLTGQLPGKRSVPLLFAPKT
- the LRIG1 gene encoding leucine-rich repeats and immunoglobulin-like domains protein 1 isoform X3, with product MARPARGVLRAPRRSPCLLLLWLLLLWLEPATAAAGPRAPCAAACTCAGDSLDCGGRGLAALPRDLPAWTQSLNLSYNKLSEIDPTDFEDLPNLQEVYLSNNELTAIPSLGAASSHIISLFLQSNKIRSVEGNQLKPYLSLEVLDLSSNNITEVRSNCFPHGLRVKELNLASNRIGTLESGAFDGLSRSLLTLRLSKNRLTQLPVKAFKLPRLTQLDLNRNRIRLIEGLTFQGLDSLEVLKLQRNNISKLTDGAFWGLSKMHVLHLEYNSLVEVNSGSLYGLTALHQLHLSNNSISRINRDGWSFCQKLHELILSFNNLTRLDEESLADLSSLNVLRLSHNSISHIAEGAFRGLKNLRVLDLDHNEISGTIEDTSGAFMGLDSLSKLTLFGNKIKSVAKRAFSGLEGLEHLNLGENAIRSVQFDAFVKMKNLKELHISSDSFLCDCQLKWLPPWLMGRMLQAFVTATCAHPESLKGQSIFSVPPESFVCDDFPKPQIITQPETTMAVVGKDIRFTCSAASSSSSPMTFAWKKDNEVLANADMENFAHVRAQDGEVMEYTTILHLRHVTFGHEGRYQCVITNHFGSTYSHKARLTVNVLPSFTKMPHDIAIRTGTMARLECAATGHPNPQIAWQKDGGTDFPAARERRMHVMPDDDVFFITDVKIDDMGVYSCTAQNSAGSVSANATLTVLETPSLVVPLEDCAVSVGETVAFQCKATGSPPPRITWLKGDHPLSLTDRHHFTPGNQLLVVQNVVAEDAGRYTCEMSNALGTERAHSQLSVLPSSDCRKDGTTVGIFTIAVVCSIVLTSLVWVCIIYQTRKKSEEYSVTNTDETIVPPDVPSYLSSQGTLSDRQETVVRSEGGHQANGHIESNEHSGPVVCSDCITEVDSHSKEQVFCPQPGSRASTEPSTLSSQEPSRSDLEPSAHHLNSGTVDGSHTDFRDSLYPSNHDRLLMSSKKKSMAPLDGKGAAAWTIARFCEPDSIDLQPSSSLTSRSPELTEDSSGFPDGPSEAQHLLLSNGHLRKACDSSPKSTPLTGQLPGKRSVPLLFAPKT